Proteins encoded in a region of the Planococcus citri chromosome 1, ihPlaCitr1.1, whole genome shotgun sequence genome:
- the LOC135844166 gene encoding mucin-5AC-like: MTSDKNKNSNTDDKNPTKKTVTGACKPCMPTARDADDKKEKTTATKNPSLNQTSNASSCYAKCASPAAQQASSSATKTTVEPSDQTTKVGTCYRKCGPPHLQQDPSSAQPVSSSAPKAIVDPTTQTTKVGSCYAKCGPPSVRQDSTSTSAGSTATAKAQVDSVNGSCRVKPLSETNPHIEKMDEDILYHIALGNKSHDLLNMFGDVKFVVMGGTPKRMEQFAYFMASQLKHELPPGTILNDISKNSHRYSMFKVGPILSVSHGMGTPSIGILLHELIKLMSHANIKDPTFVRVGTCGGFNKKAGTVVVSNKVVNDFMEPFYELAILGKKIRFPANLDQTVVNEILSSSDPEDKFETVAGATYCTDNFYEGSGRADGAICEFSEQDGLNYYKELQKNGVVNMEMESLAFAALTCRAGIKSAIVTVILSDRLETDQIKQSKEVLDEWQTRPQRLLAKYIKKKLSISDVADSTSTTKLPSTSGTVTTAESTVCDSCRGTGIVESTTSLKPTSTRAYSTTVFDVSQCKSCGGAGRITNSADNTPGVGGSTTPSCTVGTSTTSTTTTTTSTAKPNIIASSTATTCKSCGGSGIEKRSDISTSAPKPAIGSPSTTSNSTACKPCGGIGKIESGSDAASKPTDFTSTTAAPGSGTCPTCKGTGKEIPVADAAKPTSRPSLVPKCTGSFDASANTTKSSSDHISTSAASSVCKSCLGSGKSSDANISAQAPSTTTSSPNMVVCKCCGGAGVVPIDKASDAAVPTIKPFFTAESSVRKSDLDSSNKDGQTAASNASSVCKPCTAGGSGSSPRSDGTTTAAPQIQATSNVCKPCIGTGTGTASAAGGSRSSTSTPGLTTTSAPRVDSSSVCKPCIGSSTTTSGSTTTTSSSTATATSASTTTSAPTRKGFGPCPCDSGSAPPPPATGSATGSATGSSTTTSTSTTSAPYLTGSGPCKPCASGSTPPKSNASTPAALNSTTELPAYVCKPCISSANLPPGAGGGTAASAVGGASTCKPGSNPPTSTQYAHLPAGGGPTFSTTPATTTGAPSSSTATSQPSIPDVGICPRNTGCTTFGTTTSPPCLSVEALCRRNSRNVNSATTGGTSTCKPGSSPPTAQYRAYDGTKPNTAEITPDPTSTPGITNNTPTTASPFGVCKPCSGGRATTPTNDSTSAATKSAADGTSASAIQSTTSKPKTTSTDPDSTTSTTSQPSASAGADSNATDNATGTSQRKRSKCVPYTCYTPDKTETTPLPTTPKTYLAKDFDSSSKSTISNDSWRSCYLKCSSKEPSSGGGILSSSKPQGFQTPEQEKLKGVPPALGPCCMPKDAIEFREVPQAKGRACVACEKRKDSNIDQTKTTESSLEKQTSKDQIKTESPVERRLSIGPVKVQSALERRPSMGPMGAKSLLKKSPATDQVKTESSLERRTSSDVTRVPTSLPTVKPEEAATMRPVDSNSTSTCSGSDNKSQEPSTRSEKSEARSNGGSKIKSTGRLCRGNEEDSPDEDCGALKKPQTTTNAETDSKSNAPGQLAGNTPGCPISIRGPCIYRKDNDQSQGEIVRFD; the protein is encoded by the exons GCCTGTAAACCATGCATGCCTACAGCACGAGACGCAGatgacaaaaaagaaaaaaccaccGCCACAAAAAATCCTTCGCTGAATCAGACTTCAAACGCAAGCAGTTGCTACGCAAAATGTGCTTCTCCGGCAGCCCAGCAAGCCTCTTCGTCTGCAACGAAAACCACCGTCGAACCTTCTGATCAGACTACAAAAGTAGGCACTTGTTATAGAAAATGTGGACCTCCACATTTACAACAGGATCCGTCGTCAGCCCAGCCAGTTTCTTCGTCTGCACCCAAAGCTATCGTTGACCCTACTACCCAGACTACGAAGGTCGGTAGCTGTTATGCAAAATGTGGACCTCCATCTGTACGACAGGATTCGACGTCAACTTCAGCTGGTTCAACAGCTACTGCGAAAGCTCAAGTGGATTCGGTTAATGGATCCTGTCGAGTGAAACCATTGAGTGAAACGAACCCACATATTGAGAAAATGGATGAAGATATATTATATCATATAGCTTTGGGTAATAAATCTCACGATCTATTGAATATGTTCGGCGATGTAAAg TTTGTTGTTATGGGCGGTACACCGAAACGAATGGAACAATTTGCTTATTTCATGGCGAGCCAATTAAAACACGAGTTACCACCTGGAACCATTTTGAACGATATCAGTAAAAATTCTCATAGATATTCCATGTTCAAAGTTGGCCCAATACTTTCAGTCAGC CACGGCATGGGTACTCCTTCGATCGGAATTCTTCTTCACGAATTAATCAAATTAATGTCTCACGCCAATATCAAGGATCCTACCTTCGTAAGAGTAGGTACTTGCGGAGGATTCAATAAGAAAGCAGGCACAGTAGTCGTTTCAAATAAAGTCGTCAATGATTTCATGGAACCATTTTACGAATTG GCTATATTGGgtaaaaaaattcgtttcccTGCGAACCTCGATCAGACTGTGGTGAATGAAATACTTTCGTCATCGGACCCGGAAGATAAATTTGAAACCGTTGCTGGAGCTACTTATTGCACCGATAATTTTTATGAAG GTTCTGGTCGCGCGGATGGAGCAATATGCGAATTTTCCGAGCAAGATGGTCTAAATTATTACAAAGAGTTGCAGAAAAATGGCGTAGTCAACATGGAAATGGAATCTTTAGCCTTTGCCGCGTTAACTTGTCGAGCAGGAATAAAATCTGCCATTGTTACGGTCATTTTAAGCGATCGTTTGGAAACCGATCAG ATTAAACAATCGAAAGAAGTTCTCGACGAATGGCAAACCAGACCGCAGCGATTACTcgcaaaatatataaaaaagaaattatccATCAGCGATGTCGCAGATTCGACCAGTACTACAAAACTTCCTTCAACTTCTGGTACAGTAACTACTGCCGAATCTACAGTTTGTGACTCGTGTAGAGGCACCGGAATAGTTGAAAGTACAACTTCGTTGAAACCTACTTCAACTCGCGCCTATTCTACTACCGTTTTCGACGTATCGCAGTGCAAATCTTGCGGAGGTGCTGGTAGAATTACAAATAGCGCCGATAATACACCAGGAGTTGGTGGTTCAACTACACCATCATGTACTGTTGGCACCAGCACTACCAgcaccaccaccaccactaCCAGTACCGCTAAACCGAACATCATTGCTTCTTCTACAGCAACCACGTGCAAATCTTGCGGTGGCAGCGGCATAGAAAAGCGATCTGATATTAGCACTAGTGCCCCGAAACCAGCAATTGGTTCGCCATCGACTACATCCAATTCGACAGCTTGTAAACCGTGCGGAGGTATTGGTAAAATCGAAAGTGGCAGTGATGCTGCCAGTAAACCTACTGATTTTACATCGACTACTGCAGCACCTGGTTCAGGAACGTGCCCAACGTGTAAAGGTACTGGCAAAGAGATACCTGTTGCAGATGCTGCTAAACCTACATCGAGACCTTCGTTAGTGCCAAAATGTACTGGATCTTTCGATGCCAGCGCAAATACTACGAAATCGAGTAGTGATCATATATCGACATCTGCAGCTTCGTCGGTTTGTAAATCTTGTCTGGGTTCTGGTAAAAGTTCCGATGCTAATATATCCGCTCAAGCTCCATCAACGACCACTAGTTCACCAAATATGGTCGTTTGTAAATGTTGCGGTGGAGCAGGGGTTGTTCCGATTGATAAAGCTAGTGATGCAGCTGTTCCAACGATTAAACCTTTCTTCACTGCTGAGAGTTCTGTCCGCAAATCTGACCTGGATTCGTCGAACAAAGATGGTCAAACTGCAGCCTCCAATGCTTCGTCTGTATGTAAACCTTGTACTGCTGGAGGAAGTGGATCCTCTCCTAGATCCGATGGAACAACAACGGCAGCTCCTCAGATTCAAGCTACGTCTAATGTCTGTAAGCCTTGCATTGGTACTGGTACTGGTACTGCATCTGCAGCAGGTGGTAGTCGCTCTTCAACATCAACTCCTGGATTAACGACAACTTCAGCTCCTCGGGTGGACAGTTCAAGCGTGTGTAAACCCTGCATTGGTTCATCAACCACTACATCTGGATCTACTACAACAACATCCTCATCAACTGCAACTGCAACATCCGCATCAACTACAACTTCAGCCCCGACTCGGAAAGGTTTTGGTCCATGTCCATGTGACAGTGGATCAGCACCACCACCACCAGCGACTGGTTCAGCGACTGGTTCAGCGACTGGTTCATCGACCACTACATCCACATCAACAACTTCGGCGCCTTACCTGACAGGTTCTGGTCCTTGTAAGCCCTGTGCTAGTGGATCAACGCCACCGAAGAGCAACGCTTCAACTCCTGCTGCACTCAATTCGACCACCGAATTACCTGCTTATGTGTGTAAACCGTGCATATCGAGTGCTAATCTGCCTCCTGGAGCTGGCGGTGGTACTGCAGCGTCTGCAGTAGGAGGTGCTTCGACTTGTAAGCCTGGTAGCAATCCACCTACGTCTACTCAATACGCTCATTTGCCAGCTGGAGGTGGTCCCACATTTAGTACGACACCAGCAACTACAACTGGCGCACCTTCCAGTTCAACTGCCACATCTCAACCTAGTATCCCAGATGTTGGAATATGTCCACGGAATACCGGATGTACTACTTTTGGCACTACAACGTCTCCACCTTGTTTATCGGTCGAAGCACTATGTCGAAGGAATTCTAGAAACGTAAATTCTGCTACCACAGGTGGTACTTCGACTTGTAAACCTGGCAGTAGTCCTCCAACGGCTCAGTATCGAGCTTACGACGGAACTAAGCCAAATACTGCAGAAATTACTCCCGATCCAACCTCCACACCGGGTATTACTAACAACACGCCAACCACTGCTAGTCCTTTCGGAGTATGTAAACCTTGCAGCGGAGGTAGAGCAACGACTCCCACAAATGATTCAACCAGCGCTGCGACCAAATCCGCTGCCGATGGCACCAGCGCCTCTGCAATACAAAGCACCACTAGTAAACCAAAAACAACAAGTACGGATCCTGATTCTACAACATCGACCACATCCCAACCTTCAGCAAGTGCAGGTGCCGATTCGAACGCCACAGATAACGCAACAGGTACGAGTCAACGAAAGCGATCGAAATGTGTGCCATATACTTGTTACACCCCCGATAAAACCGAAACTACGCCTCTTCCTACAACACCCAAAACCTATCTGGCCAAAGACTTCGACAGCAGTAGTAAATCAACCATTTCGAACGATTCATGGCGTTCTTGTTACCTGAAATGTTCTTCTAAGGAGCCTTCTTCGGGAGGAGGAATTTTATCTTCGAGTAAACCGCAGGGTTTTCAGACACCCGAACAAGAAAAACTAAAAGGTGTGCCTCCAGCTTTAGGACCATGTTGTATGCCTAAAGATGCCATAGAATTTCGAGAAGTTCCTCAAGCCAAAGGACGAGCCTGTGTTGCCT gtgaAAAACGAAAAGACTCGAACATAGATCAAACCAAAACGACGGAGTCATCGCTCGAAAAACAGACCTCTAAAGATCAGATCAAAACCGAATCTCCTGTCGAAAGACGACTTTCAATAGGTCCAGTAAAAGTGCAATCAGCGCTCGAGAGACGTCCTTCGATGGGACCCATGGGTGCCAAATCATTGCTCAAAAAATCTCCGGCAACGGATCAAGTCAAAACTGAATCATCTCTCGAAAGACGAACTTCGTCTGATGTAACTCGTGTACCAACAA GTTTACCCACAGTTAAACCCGAAGAAGCTGCTACGATGCGTCCTGTTGACTCGAATTCGACTTCTACTTGTTCCGGAAGTGATAACAAGTCGCAGGAACCTTCAA CCCGGAGTGAAAAATCTGAAGCGAGAAGTAATGGAGGAAGTAAAATAAAATCCACTGGTCGTCTTTGTAGAGGAAATGAAGAAGATAGTCCGGATGAAGATTGTG GCGctctcaaaaaacctcaaaCAACCACCAACGCTGAAACGGACTCGAAATCCAACGCCCCCGGACAACTCGCTGGAAACACCCCAGGATGCCCAATCAGTATCCGAGGCCCATGTATCTATCGTAAGGACAATGACCAATCTCAAG GTGAAATTGTTCGTTTCGATTGA
- the LOC135844211 gene encoding uridine phosphorylase 2-like, translated as MEKPQIGEEMQQKQQNGELVDNIRIERSKEDVLIHLELANKKDDLETLFKDVKFVCMGGTADRMKNFFSLIKSEMKRTLSELDIQDESVDFTRNGCRFSMWKIGCVLCVNHGIGYGSLTIVLHEVIKLLHYAKVQDPILFRIGTSGGVDHPLGTVVIAEKAFNDFFEEFFEIPVLGKRVRLPAILDGNLAAELKRLAIEKCPDIPVLCGNTMSHEHFYESVASVKASICYCDDDIERSSYFDSLRQNNILNADMEAVAIAAITNRLGIKAAVVNVIVNDLSHPTENLSCEILTEWQTRPQRIVAEYIKEHLRGSVKQHIK; from the exons ATGGAAAAACCTCAAATAGGCGAGGAAATGCagcaaaaacaacaaaacgGCGAACTAGTTGATAATATCCGCATTGAACGTTCCAAAGAAGATGTATTAATTCATTTAGAACTCGCTAATAAAAAAGATGATCTGGAGACGTTATTCAAAGATGTCAAG TTTGTTTGCATGGGTGGAACCGCCGATCGCATGAAGAATTTCTTCTCATTAATCAAGTCGGAAATGAAGCGCACATTGTCCGAATTGGACATACAAGACGAGTCGGTCGATTTCACGCGCAACGGATGTCGATTTTCTATGTGGAAAATTGGATGCGTGCTATGCGTCAAT CATGGAATCGGATATGGCTCGCTGACAATTGTACTACACGAAGTTATAAAACTTTTACACTACGCCAAAGTACAAGATCCTATCCTTTTTAGAATTGGCACGAGTGGTGGCGTAGATCACCCCCTAGGCACCGTAGTTATCGCTGAGAAAGCCttcaacgattttttcgaagaatttttcgaaatt CCTGTTCTAGGAAAACGTGTACGACTTCCGGCTATCTTGGATGGAAACTTGGCAGCTGAATTGAAACGTCTGGCGATAGAAAAATGCCCCGATATTCCGGTCTTATGCGGTAATACTATGAGTCACGAACATTTTTACGAAA gcgTAGCCAGTGTAAAAGCTTCCATTTGCTATTGCGACGACGATATCGAACGAAGCAGCTATTTCGACTCGTTGagacaaaataatattttgaacgCTGATATGGAGGCTGTCGCTATTGCCGCTATAACCAATCGCTTGGGAATCAAAGCGGCCGTTGTAAATGTGATTGTAAACGATCTTTCACACCCTACAGAA AACCTGAGCTGTGAAATTTTGACCGAATGGCAAACTAGACCACAACGAATCGTCGCCGAATACATCAAAGAGCATCTTCGAGGAAGTGTCAAGCAGCATATAAAATGA
- the LOC135844204 gene encoding uridine phosphorylase 1-like, which produces MSFNEDEADDVYDEGGVKLKNPNIELMDQDILYHLALGNESHDLVEMFGDVKFVCMGGTPKRMEKFAYYIMDEIGFKLPTGTCLQDISRFSYRYAMFKVGPVLSISHGMGVPSVSILLHEIIKLMYHAKVKDPIFFRIGTCGGIGVEPGSVVISEEAVDELLKPFYEVAVLGKIVKRPALLNKRLIRELKALATPEDPYAIVTGKTMCSNDFYEGQARMDGAFCDFSEIEKLEYLERLQKNSVVNIEMECLALAALTYHAGIKCAIVCVAYLDRLKHDQIHHPKEVLEEWQQRPQVLVARYIKRYLQKKGASLFDVNHSYSHLCSSVCVKSPRRLKLVQQESESYD; this is translated from the exons ATGTCGTTTAACGAGGATGAAGCCGATGA tgtCTACGACGAAGGTGGAGTgaaactgaaaaacccaaaCATCGAACTGATGGATCAAGATATCCTTTATCATTTAGCTCTGGGCAATGAATCGCACGATCTTGTAGAAATGTTCGGAGATGTGAAA tttGTATGTATGGGAGGAACTCCTAAAAGGATGGAAAAATTCGCTTACTACATAATGGATGAAATTGGTTTTAAACTACCCACGGGAACGTGTCTGCAAGATATAAGTAGATTTTCATATAGGTACGCCATGTTCAAAGTCGGACCAGTATTATCAATTAGC CACGGAATGGGAGTACCTTCGGTGTCGATATTACTTCACGAAATCATCAAACTTATGTATCATGCAAAAGTCAAAGATCCGATATTCTTCAGAATTGGCACCTGCGGTGGCATAGGCGTCGAACCAGGCAGCGTTGTTATTTCCGAAGAAGCAGTCGACGAGCTACTGAAACCTTTCTACGAAGTG GCTGTTTTAGGTAAAATTGTGAAACGACCGGCTTTACTTAATAAGAGACTTATTCGCGAGTTGAAAGCTTTGGCAACGCCGGAAGACCCGTATGCGATAGTTACTGGTAAAACGATGTGCTCCAATGATTTTTACGAAG GTCAAGCTCGTATGGACGGAGCTTTTTGCGATTTTTCCGAAATCGAAAAGCTCGAATACTTAGAACGTCTGCAAAAAAACAGCGTGGTCAACATTGAAATGGAATGTCTTGCCTTAGCTGCTTTAACTTATCACGCTGGTATCAAATGTGCCATAGTTTGTGTCGCATATTTAGACCGTTTAAAACACGATCAA ATTCACCACCCGAAGGAAGTACTAGAAGAATGGCAGCAAAGACCGCAAGTTCTAGTAGCTCGCTACATCAAACGTTATTTACAGAAAAAAGGCGCCTCTTTGTTCGATGTAAATCACTCATATAGCCATTTATGTAGCTCCGTTTGCGTCAAAAGTCCCCGCAGACTTAAACTTGTTCAACAAGAATCTGAAAGTTACGATTAA